In Apteryx mantelli isolate bAptMan1 chromosome 18, bAptMan1.hap1, whole genome shotgun sequence, a single window of DNA contains:
- the CEP250 gene encoding centrosome-associated protein CEP250 isoform X5 has product MEAGEAAWGQASLRRRLQSSQEAQRRQAVLVQKLQAKVLQYRTWCRELEQRLEAGGGPLPDRWEATEDHSLENALFQLEEEQQRCESLAEVNTLLREHLDKANEVNSALKEDVGKLTADWMRAREELELKENEWRNEREFYDSYLKGEHNRLLSLWRQVVTFRRHFLEMKTATDRDLSELKAEQMRLSGSILVNCFQLNSGVQLWESLTLGRPVIKDQAQKEVEKEINQKTSEVMGFQVKGDFEKKELQDKVMELSALLVQSQKQNEEKEKTMKTLNDTVEILEASRLEVEYEASLTKNAKEENLSLQKLIKDIIEVVLDDSDSTVSNICTDSSQHPGSSSIPSYLSSGNAEHALVLVQEVLARRQRATQALKEELSANQDSISFLQHQHKQQEEECKKLQQRLEQLEEECKLTSSQRQHLQSLVEGLRSDCASLEKNREELQQQLKVTEQEAWRLHRSNTELQLKEDSAQGEKVEQQQTTERERRNRELLQKDLAALEAKHSLLQSELVVAREALEKSHLHRDLLKQEKHELTMALKKAEQSVAELTGAQNKLRTETADLHVATAKMSSINEALALDKVQLNKLVLQLEQENEVLSSKVEEMEKAKISVQEKLNLCKRINEELCTEKAQLEQLLKKAEDQQEGLQVKLRILAEEKEETQEKLNQICHQQESASSDLEQLRQESSHQADVLAKMSREKEVLVHENAALEVRLAAVERDRQGLSEQLAETRSMKEILESSLFEAQQHLSQLEVTRSQLEIQLHTVTQAKEVIQGEVKCLHCELEAERSRMKQERENMAQQLLRTEQQYNDTLRLQQTDHEVEINKLLQDLASEREGHHSELREMLERWDKEKAEAEGEHKKKLLDMRQKVATMQVQQEEERNRAETAKKEILLEKENEKKALLETLLQTQEELTEACKQLEQLRWDVKDQQEKGQNITEKLQAELQEAQSKFKAVENRHKEEIKTLKEEMNVLLQQRDALQKKVEELKSQLAVSEESWQVIGREAQEHLREAQELSRQKMLEVVHLEKILEEERSRWEEVEHQNKELQVCLQSLEGERSQWEEVQRHNTEFQASLKALEGERARLTLSLEKKELSLRTLEENSLAQQNEVSKLLSAIHQAQQLHSDHRREIQELNNQVQSLQETVLEKEAGLAAREKQLLQDLEQSRAGERCLRDSLRVLEAEMSELHLRLCSTENRAKALATECQQANSAHCETQAQLDKLHLVLYRMLCGSTDTSRDLVTRTSEQDHVWGLTVSQARDLPVEITVDRVAAALRDLHQDLKQTQQDLNDARKKSQELELELSKRRAERDHFSAHNQELQKQLAQSQEETQMAEGKKNSLQAALQEEAAALKKEVMTLHQEMASLERTLESTEKQRKDVLHERDTLQAVKEEMVWEIKLLQESVTASETRANAATNMKHSLEQELQTTLSVLKIKNEEVAAQQEKIQMLQKEAAEVKALQEDLVHLTAILSKREGEIKLHEEKIRTLEDQNKMHRSTLDDIIKDKREEKQKIESQQEQIWELEKQHEMQTITVSKMRKDLEERDQEIRTQQEQIRELEKQREIQRSALSKISKDLEERDQEIRSQQKQIRELEKQQERQRSTLSNTRKDLEEKDQKIRSQQEQIRELEKQREIQRSALSNTRKDLEERDQEIRTQQEQIRELEKQQEIQRSALSKISKDLEERDQEIRSQQEQIGELEKQRERQRSALSNTRKDLEERDQEFRSQQEKIRELEKQQEIQRSALSKISKDLEERDQEIRSQQEQIGELEKQRERQRSTLSNTRKDLEERDQEIRSQQEKIRELEKQREIQRSTLSNTRKDLEERDQEIRTQQEQIRELEKQREIQRSALSNTRKDLEERDQEIRTQQEQIQELEEQREKQSITIGKMRKDLEERDQEIRSQQEQIRELEKQQERQRSSLSNTRKDLEERDQEIGSQQEQIQELEKQREIQSITIGKMRKDLEERDQEIRSQQEKIRELEKQQEIQRSALSNTRKDLEERDQEIRIQQEQIWELEKQQERQRSSLSNTRKDLEEKDQEIGSQQEQIQELEKQREIQSVTIGKMRKDLEERDLEIGSQQKQIQELEEQREMQRSALSKISKDLEERDQEIKFQERKLMALEEHGTSQQAIAEGEQLSWLSEKRLMQQRLESLQRAVARLEHEKTELKQLNTELRRTLEQVSFLQRQLAQERKYKQDYVECCAKTSQELLDLHQELSCSLAAVVREPKAAVLEAETQKLDRSLNHSLTLIPVDRQSPERQPLHSTARAARCDELK; this is encoded by the exons ATGGAGGCCGGGGAGGCGGCGTGGGGCCAGGCCTCCCTGCGGcgcaggctgcagagctcgcaGGAGGCGCAGCGCCGGCAGGCGGTGCTGGTGCAGAAGCTGCAGGCGAAG GTGCTGCAGTACCGGACCTGGTGTCGAGAGTTGGAGCAGCGACTGGAAGCAGGAGGG GGACCCCTTCCAGACAGGTGGGAAGCCACTGAAGACCATAGCCTGGAGAACGCACTGTTCCAGTTGGAAGAGGAGCAGCAAAG GTGTGAGAGTCTGGCTGAAGTGAACACCCTCTTGCGGGAGCACCTAGATAAAGCAAATGAGGTGAATTCAGCTCTTAAAGAAGATGTTGGAAAACTGACAGCAGATTGGATGAGGGCCCGGGAGGAGCTGGAATTGAAGGAGAATGAATGGCGCAATGAACGTGAG TTTTATGACAGCTACCTAAAAGGTGAACATAACCGTCTTCTCAGCCTATGGCGCCAGGTGGTGACCTTTCGCCGTCATTTCCTAGAAATGAAGACTGCCACTGACAG agATTTGTCAGAACTGAAGGCAGAGCAGATGAGGCTTTCTGGGTCTATACTTGTCAACTGCTTCCAGCTAAATTCTGGCGTACAGCTCTGGGAGTCCCTCACTTTGGGAAGACCTGTCATAAAGGATCAGGCACAGAAAGAGGTGGAAAAGGAAATAAACCAGAAGACCTCGGAAGTGATGGGCTTTCAAGTTAAGGGGGACTTTGAGAAGAAGGAGCTTCAAGACAA GGTGATGGAGCTCTCAGCCTTGCTTGTACAGTCTCAGAAGCAgaatgaggagaaggagaagaccATGAAGACACTTAACGACACTGTGGAGATTCTA GAGGCAAGTCGGTTGGAGGTAGAATATGAAGCTTCATTGACTAAAAATGCTAAAGAAGAGAATCTTTCTCTTCAGAAGTTGATAAAAGATATCATTGAG GTGGTGTTAGATGACAGTGACAGCACAGTCAGCAACATCTGCACTGACAGTTCTCAGCACCCAGGATCTAGCAGCATCCCCTCTTACCTGAGCTCCGGCAATGCAGAGCACGCCCTTGTATTGGTGCAGGAAGTGCTGGCAAGGAGGCAAAGAGCAACACAG GCCCTAAAAGAAGAGCTTTCTGCCAACCAGGACTCTATCAGtttcctgcagcaccagcacaaacagcaggaaGAAGAGTGCAAGAAGTTGCAGCAAAGGCttgagcagctggaggaggagtgTAAGTTGACCAGCAGCCAGCGGCAGCACCTCCAGTCTTTGGTAGAAGGACTCAGAAG TGACTGTGCAAGCCTAGAAAAAAACAGGGAAGAGCTACAGCAACAGCTCAAAGTAACTGAGCAAGAGGCCTGGCGCCTGCATCGAAGTAacactgaactgcagctgaaggaAGATTCTGCCCAAGGGGAAAAGGTGGAGCAGCAGCAGACAACAGAAAGAGAGCGTCGGAATCGGGAGCTTCT TCAGAAGGACTTAGCTGCGCTTGAAGCAAAACATTCATTATTACAGAGTGAGTTGGTAGTTGCGAGAGAGGCACTGGAGAAGTCTCACCTTCACAGAGACCTGCTGAAGCAAGAGAAACATGAGCTTACAATGGCACTGAAAAAG GCAGAGCAGTCAGTAGCAGAGCTGACAGGAGCTCAGAATAAGCTGAGGACTGAAACAGCTGATCTGCATGTTGCAACAGCAAAGATGAGCAGTATTAATGAAGCTCTGGCATTAGATAAAGTGCAGCTGAACAAGCTTGTGTTACAG CTGGAACAGGAGAATGAAGTCCTGTCAAGTAAAGTGGAAGAGATGGAGAAAGCAAAGATCTCTGTGCAGGAGAAGCTGAACTTGTGTAAAAGGATAAATGAAGAGCTCTGCACAGAGAAAGCCCAACTGGAGCAGCTGCTGAAGAAAGCAGAGGACCAACAGGAGGGACTACAGGTAAAACTGAGGATACtggcagaggagaaggaagaaacccAAGAGAAGCTCAATCAG ATTTGCCACCAGCAAGAGTCAGCTAGCAGTGATTTGGAGCAGTTGCGCCAGGAGTCCTCTCACCAAGCGGATGTTCTGGCCAAGATGTCTAGAGAGAAGGAAGTCCTGGTGCATGAGAACGCTGCCCTAGAGGTGCGACTGGCAGCTGTGGAACGGGACAGACAAGGCCTTTCAGAGCAGCTGGCAGAGACCAG GTCGATGAAGGAGATCCTGGAATCCAGCCTGTTTGAGGCTCAGCAGCACTTGTCTCAGCTGGAGGTCACCAGGAGTCAGCTGGAAATCCAACTTCATACAGTCACTCAGGCCAAGGAGGTGATACAAG GGGAAGTGAAGTGCCTTCATTGTGAGCTGGAAGCAGAGAGGTCTCGAATGAAGCAGGAACGGGAAAACATGGCACAGCAGCTCTTGCGGACAGAACAGCAGTATAACGATACCCTCAGGCTTCAGCAAACTGATCATGAAGTGGAAATAAACAAGCTCCTGCAAGACCTG GCAAGTGAGCGGGAAGGGCATCATTCAGAGCTACGGGAGATGCTGGAGCGCTGGGATAAGGAGAAagcagaggcagaaggagagCACAAGAAGAAGCTGTTGGATATGAGGCAGAAGGTTGCTACCATGCAAGTTCAGCAAGAAGAGGAACGAAATAGAGCTGAAACTGCCAAGAAAGAG ATCCTGCTAGAAAAAGAGAACGAGAAGAAGGCTTTATTAGAGACACTACTTCAGACTCAGGAAGAGCTAACGGAAGCCTGCAAGCAGCTAGAGCAGCTCAGATGGGATGTGAAAGACCAGCAAGAGAAGGGACAG AACATCACAGaaaagctgcaagcagagcttcAGGAAGCTCAGAGTAAGTTCAAGGCAGTGGAGAATAGGCACAAGGAAGAAATCAAAACCCTCAAAGAGGAAATGAATGTCCTTCTTCAGCAGAGGGATGCTCTACAGAAAAAG GTGGAAGAGTTGAAATCTCAGCTAGCAGTGTCTGAAGAGTCTTGGCAAGTAATTGGCCGTGAAGCTCAGGAGCATCTGCGTGAGGCACAGGAATTGTCAAGGCAGAAGATGCTAGAGGTTGTGCACCTTGAGAAGAtcctggaggaggagaggagccggTGGGAGGAGGTAGAACATCAGAACAAGGAGCTGCAAGTCTGTCTGCAATCCTTGGAGGGAGAAAGAAGTCAATGGGAAGAAGTGCAACGTCACAACACAGAATTTCAGGCTTCACTGAAGGCCCTAGAGGGTGAAAGAGCCAG GCTGACTCTGTCTCTGGAAAAGAAGGAACTGAGTCTCAGAACCCTAGAAGAAAACAGCCTTGCCCAGCAGAACGAGGTGTCTAAACTGCTGTCTGCCATTCATCAGGCCCAGCAGCTCCATTCAGACCACAGAAGAGAAATACAAGAGCTTAACAACCAG GTTCAGTCACTCCAGGAAACGGTGCTGGAGAAAGAGGCTGGCCTAGCAGCTCGGGAGAAGCAGCTGTTGCAGGATCTGGAGCAGTCCCGAGCAGGCGAACGGTGCTTGAGGGACTCTTTGCGGGTGCTGGAGGCTGAGATGTCTGAACTTCATCTGAGGCTTTGTAGCACAGAGAACAGAGCAAAGGCATTGGCTACAGAGTGCCAGCAGGCTAACAGTGCCCACTGTGAAACCCAGGCCCAGCTGGACAAACTGCATTTGGTTCTCTATCGCATGCTGTGTGGCAGCACTGATACAAGCAGGGACTTGGTCACTCGGACTTCAG AACAGGATCATGTCTGGGGCCTAACTGTTTCTCAGGCCAGGGACCTCCCTGTAGAGATCACAGTGGACAGAGTGGCAGCAGCCCTACGAGACCTACACCAGGACCTGAAGCAGACTCAACAAGATTTG AATGATGCCAGGAAGAAGTcacaggagctggagctggagctgagcaagaggcGAGCTGAGAGGGACCATTTCAGTGCCCACAATCAAGAGTTGCAGAAACAATTGGCTCAAAGCCAGGAAG AGACACAGATGGCAGAAGGCAAGAAAAACTCTCTGCAAGCTGCCTTGCAGGAAGAGGCTGCTGCTCTAAAGAAGGAGGTTATGACCCTACATCAAGAGATGGCATCTTTGGAAAGGACACTTGAGAGCACTGAGAAGCAAAGAAAGGATGTCTTG CATGAGCGGGACACACTGCAAGCAGTTAAGGAAGAAATGGTATGGGAGATAAAACTTCTTCAGGAATCGGTCACAGCCTCTGAAACTCGAGCAAATGCAGCAACAAATATGAAACACTCCCTTGAACAAGAACTTCAAACTACATTATCTGtcttgaaaattaaaaatgaggAAGTGGCAGCTCAACAGGAGAAAATCCAGATGCTACAGAAAGAGGCAGCAGAGGTGAAAGCTTTGCAGGAAGATCTTGTTCATCTGACTGCCATCCTGtcaaagagggaaggagaaattaAGTTGCATGAGGAAAAGATTAGAACGCTGGAAGACCAGAACAAAATGCATCGAAGTACTCTAGATGACATTATTAAAgacaaaagagaggaaaaacagaagataGAATCCCAACAAGAACAGATATGGGAGCTAGAGAAGCAACACGAAATGCAGACAATTACTGTAAGCAAGATGAGGAAGGACCTGGAAGAACGAGACCAAGAGATCAGAACCCAGCAAGAACAGATACGGGAGCTAGAGAAGCAGCGAGAAATACAGAGGAGTGCTCTAAGTAAGATCAGCAAAGACCTGGAAGAGAGAGACCAGGAGATCAGATCCCAACAAAAACAGATACGAGAGctggaaaagcagcaggaaaggCAGAGGAGTACTCTAAGCAATACCAGGAAGGACCTGGAGGAGAAAGACCAGAAGATCAGATCCCAGCAAGAACAGATACGGGAGCTAGAGAAGCAGCGAGAAATACAGAGGAGTGCTCTAAGCAATACCAGGAAGGACCTGGAGGAGAGAGACCAGGAGATCAGAACCCAGCAAGAACAGATACGGGAGCTAGAGAAGCAGCAAGAAATACAGAGGAGTGCTCTAAGTAAGATCAGCAAAGACCTGGAGGAGAGAGACCAAGAGATCAGATCCCAGCAAGAACAGATAGGAGAGCTGGAGAAGCAGCGGGAAAGGCAGAGGAGTGCTCTAAGCAATACCAGGAAGGACCTGGAGGAGAGAGACCAAGAGTTCAGATCACAGCAGGAAAAGATACGAGAGCTGGAGAAGCAGCAAGAAATACAGAGGAGTGCTCTAAGTAAGATCAGCAAAGACCTGGAGGAGAGAGACCAAGAGATCAGATCCCAGCAAGAACAGATAGGAGAGCTGGAGAAGCAGCGGGAAAGGCAGAGGAGTACTCTAAGCAATACCAGGAAGGACCTGGAGGAGAGAGACCAAGAGATCAGATCGCAGCAGGAAAAGATACGAGAGCTGGAGAAGCAGCGAGAAATACAGAGGAGTACTCTAAGCAATACCAGGAAGGACCTGGAGGAGAGAGACCAGGAGATCAGAACCCAGCAAGAACAGATACgggagctggagaagcagcgAGAAATACAGAGGAGTGCTCTAAGCAATACCAGGAAGGACCTGGAGGAGAGAGACCAGGAGATCAGAACCCAGCAAGAACAGATAcaggagctggaggagcagcGGGAAAAGCAGAGTATTACTATAGGAAAGATGAGGAAGGACCTGGAGGAGAGAGACCAGGAGATCAGATCCCAGCAAGAACAGATACgggagctggagaagcagcaggaaaggCAGAGGAGTTCTCTAAGTAATACCAGGAAGGACCTGGAGGAGAGAGACCAGGAGATCGGATCCCAGCAAGAACAGATACAGGAGCTGGAGAAGCAGCGAGAAATACAGAGTATTACTATAGGAAAGATGAGGAAGGACCTGGAGGAGAGAGACCAAGAGATCAGATCGCAGCAGGAAAAGATACGAGAgctggagaagcagcaggaaaTACAGAGGAGTGCTCTAAGCAATACCAGGAAGGACCTGGAGGAGAGAGACCAGGAGATCAGAATCCAGCAAGAACAGATAtgggagctggagaagcagcaggaaaggCAGAGGAGTTCTCTAAGTAATACCAGGAAGGACCTGGAGGAGAAAGACCAGGAGATCGGATCCCAGCAGGAACAGATACAGGAGCTGGAGAAGCAGCGAGAAATTCAGAGTGTTACTATAGGAAAGATGAGGAAGGACCTGGAGGAGAGAGACCTGGAGATTGGATCCCAGCAAAAACAGATAcaggagctggaggagcagcGAGAAATGCAGAGGAGTGCTCTAAGCAAGATCAGCAAAGACCTGGAAGAGAGAGACCAGGAGATCAAATTCCAGGAGAGGAAATTGATGGCTCTAGAAGAACATGGTACATCACAA CAGGCTATTGCAGAAGGAGAGCAGCTATCGTGGCTCTCTGAGAAGAGACTCATGCAGCAACGGCTGGAATCTCTACAGCGAGCTGTTGCAAGATTGGAACATGAGAAAACTGAGCTGAAGCAACTCAATACTGAGCTCAGAAGGACTCTTGAGCAG